One genomic window of Polaromonas sp. SP1 includes the following:
- a CDS encoding rod shape-determining protein encodes MFEFIKPPLYIRLSPYRLTVRNAKTGEFISEPPEVAISRGPKPKVLGAGDEAALYKSSKSAQVVNPFTHPRSLMSDFTAGEQVLKAFVKKLHKDALFSASPRVVLHLQGDPAGGFTQVEIRAFREMALGAGASEVTIWQGPDLTDEQVLSRHYPSNGQVLE; translated from the coding sequence ATGTTCGAATTCATCAAACCCCCCCTCTACATCCGCCTGTCGCCCTACCGCCTGACGGTTCGCAATGCCAAAACGGGTGAGTTCATTTCAGAGCCGCCTGAAGTCGCCATCTCCCGCGGGCCCAAGCCCAAGGTGCTGGGTGCCGGTGATGAGGCGGCGCTCTACAAGTCCAGCAAGTCGGCGCAGGTCGTCAACCCCTTCACCCACCCGCGTTCGCTGATGTCCGACTTCACGGCTGGTGAGCAGGTGCTCAAGGCCTTTGTGAAAAAACTGCACAAAGACGCCCTTTTTTCCGCGTCACCGCGCGTGGTGCTTCACCTCCAGGGTGACCCCGCCGGCGGCTTCACGCAGGTCGAGATTCGCGCTTTCCGCGAAATGGCGCTGGGCGCCGGCGCGTCCGAGGTCACGATCTGGCAAGGCCCGGACCTGACGGACGAGCAGGTGCTGTCGCGGCACTACCCGTCCAACGGCCAGGTGCTGGAATGA
- a CDS encoding GlpM family protein, whose product MFSLFLKCLLGALAVLVIALLSRSRSFFIAGLVPLFPTFALIAHYIVGSERSAADLRTTALFGLWSLIPYAVYLIAVYWLSVRTTLTVTLASATLAWAVAAGALLLGWSRVNG is encoded by the coding sequence ATGTTCTCCCTGTTCCTTAAATGCCTGCTCGGCGCCCTCGCCGTGCTGGTGATCGCGCTGTTGTCCCGCTCGCGCAGCTTTTTCATCGCCGGCCTGGTGCCGCTGTTTCCCACATTTGCGCTGATCGCGCATTACATCGTTGGCAGTGAGCGCTCTGCGGCTGATTTGCGCACCACGGCCTTGTTCGGCCTGTGGTCGCTGATTCCTTACGCGGTCTACCTGATCGCGGTGTACTGGCTCAGCGTGCGGACAACGCTGACGGTGACGCTGGCGAGCGCCACTTTGGCCTGGGCAGTCGCTGCGGGCGCACTGCTGCTGGGCTGGAGCCGTGTGAATGGGTGA